A portion of the Bdellovibrionales bacterium CG10_big_fil_rev_8_21_14_0_10_45_34 genome contains these proteins:
- a CDS encoding nuclease, whose protein sequence is MPMRFYSYLLFVLIFFLLKGVPVLAVDVSPSCDHTPTTFSCVKYKKNYDGDTVTFDIPNVHPLIGKSVSVRVAGIDAPEKKGKKPCEMEKARDAQRLVENLLKNARHIELKNVKRDKYFRILAEVLFDGKSLGDTLIKNKLAYEYDGGRKPSSVDWCRTQN, encoded by the coding sequence ATGCCAATGAGATTCTATTCCTATTTACTTTTTGTACTGATTTTCTTTTTACTCAAGGGAGTCCCTGTGCTCGCGGTAGATGTATCGCCTTCTTGCGATCACACTCCCACCACTTTTAGCTGCGTGAAGTACAAGAAGAATTACGACGGCGATACCGTAACCTTTGATATACCGAATGTTCACCCTTTGATTGGTAAAAGTGTATCGGTTCGTGTAGCCGGAATTGATGCTCCAGAGAAAAAAGGAAAGAAACCGTGTGAGATGGAAAAGGCTAGAGACGCCCAGCGTTTGGTAGAAAATCTACTAAAAAACGCCAGACATATTGAGCTTAAAAACGTCAAGCGAGACAAATATTTTCGGATTCTGGCAGAGGTTTTGTTTGACGGAAAGTCCCTCGGTGACACATTGATTAAAAACAAGTTGGCTTACGAGTATGACGGCGGCAGAAAACCATCATCAGTCGATTGGTGCCGTACACAAAATTAA
- a CDS encoding cysteine desulfurase produces MLDSAPMNHPTHPIYLDHNSTTPPNDQVVARLKEWSGLWANPSSAHSLARGPKSALTSVRRQIAGWLNVAPIEIVFTSGGSEGNSAIIKGVFESLKQKGSRNRYVFSEVEHPSIVRSADWLKKQGAEVEWIPCNRDGLLDLEFYESVLKKEDVALVSVMFANNETGSIFPIKKMAAKAHKHGALFHTDAVQIAGKVRFDFGNLNVDYATFAGHKFYALKGAGWTYIKKNVPYSSLIIGGGQERSRRAGTENLLAIASIGEMITQLETNLDKHISHMSSLRDEMEELVEKLLPEVKITGAGAPRLSNTSNFVIDGMDGDTLLMRLDLRGYCVSTGSACSSGAQEPSRVLRAMGLSHREANASVRVSIGWGTTREQIHNFCHELQDAVQSIRESQTHATGSRSDLVQL; encoded by the coding sequence GTGCTAGATTCGGCCCCAATGAACCATCCTACACACCCAATCTATCTCGATCACAACTCCACAACACCGCCGAACGACCAGGTGGTAGCGAGACTAAAGGAGTGGTCTGGTTTGTGGGCAAATCCAAGTTCCGCACACAGCTTAGCAAGAGGGCCTAAATCCGCACTGACTTCTGTGCGCCGACAAATCGCTGGTTGGTTGAACGTTGCACCGATAGAAATTGTTTTTACTTCAGGAGGTAGCGAAGGAAACTCCGCTATAATCAAAGGAGTTTTTGAGTCTCTCAAACAAAAAGGTTCTCGCAATCGGTATGTGTTTTCAGAGGTCGAGCACCCTAGCATTGTTCGAAGCGCTGACTGGCTAAAAAAACAAGGAGCCGAAGTCGAGTGGATTCCGTGTAATCGAGATGGACTACTTGATTTGGAGTTCTACGAGAGTGTTCTAAAAAAAGAAGACGTGGCTCTCGTCTCCGTCATGTTTGCAAACAATGAAACCGGCAGCATCTTTCCTATAAAAAAAATGGCAGCCAAGGCGCATAAACACGGCGCTTTGTTTCACACAGATGCTGTGCAAATTGCTGGCAAGGTTCGCTTTGATTTTGGCAATCTCAATGTCGATTACGCGACATTCGCAGGGCACAAGTTTTATGCGCTCAAAGGCGCTGGGTGGACATACATTAAAAAAAATGTGCCGTATTCAAGTTTGATCATCGGTGGCGGGCAAGAGCGATCTCGCCGCGCAGGCACTGAAAATCTGCTAGCAATAGCTTCAATTGGCGAAATGATCACCCAGCTTGAAACAAACTTAGATAAACATATTTCACATATGTCCTCACTGCGAGATGAAATGGAAGAACTGGTTGAAAAGCTTTTACCAGAGGTAAAGATCACCGGTGCAGGTGCCCCTAGACTCTCAAATACGAGCAATTTTGTTATAGATGGCATGGATGGAGACACATTACTTATGCGACTCGATTTGCGGGGATATTGCGTGAGCACAGGGTCTGCATGCAGTTCGGGAGCTCAAGAGCCCTCAAGGGTACTAAGAGCAATGGGGCTAAGTCATAGAGAAGCCAATGCATCTGTTCGCGTGAGCATAGGTTGGGGCACAACTCGAGAACAGATTCACAATTTTTGCCATGAACTGCAGGATGCCGTTCAAAGTATTCGTGAGAGTCAAACCCATGCGACGGGTTCGCGATCCGACTTGGTGCAGTTATGA
- a CDS encoding tRNA 2-thiouridine(34) synthase MnmA has protein sequence MSGGVDSSVAAALLIEQGYDVVGITMQVWDYSKDACSLEEGKGTCCSSEDVEDARAVADRLGFPFYVMNCEAKFKAFVIDPFVDSYLNGKTPVPCVNCNTFLKFDHLFQKMKELDCDYLATGHYARIVEKNGKYSIVTSEDRWKDQTYFLFTMSQERISKLMFPIGHLTKPRVREIAEQHQLLNSQKKDSTGICFISSKGHGAFIEQHVPADLLKPGYIRRLSNQEVLGEHKGIHQFTLGQRRGLGLDHHETLFVVKIDPATNTVWVGEEKDLMRGSLVIEKTNWLGSVEDGEKLSVKIRYLHTGSLATVRKLNVSSEEKYVVDFDEPQRAITPGQAAVFYRGDELLGGGWIVE, from the coding sequence ATGAGTGGTGGAGTAGATAGCTCCGTCGCCGCCGCTTTATTGATCGAGCAAGGTTACGATGTCGTCGGCATCACCATGCAAGTTTGGGATTACTCGAAAGATGCCTGTAGCCTTGAAGAGGGTAAAGGAACCTGCTGCTCTAGTGAAGACGTCGAAGACGCCCGCGCTGTTGCAGATCGCCTAGGATTTCCTTTTTATGTTATGAACTGTGAAGCCAAGTTTAAGGCTTTTGTGATTGATCCATTTGTAGACAGCTATTTGAATGGAAAGACGCCTGTACCATGCGTAAACTGCAATACATTTTTGAAGTTCGATCACCTTTTTCAAAAGATGAAAGAGCTTGATTGTGATTACTTGGCTACTGGGCACTACGCTCGGATCGTCGAAAAGAATGGGAAGTACTCCATTGTAACAAGTGAAGATCGCTGGAAGGATCAAACTTATTTTCTTTTTACGATGTCCCAAGAGCGGATCTCAAAACTGATGTTTCCGATTGGGCACCTCACGAAACCGCGAGTTCGCGAAATTGCAGAGCAGCATCAACTTTTAAACTCTCAGAAGAAAGACTCAACCGGCATTTGTTTTATTAGTTCAAAGGGGCATGGTGCATTTATAGAACAACACGTCCCAGCGGATTTGCTCAAGCCCGGCTACATCAGGCGGCTGTCGAATCAAGAGGTGTTAGGAGAGCATAAAGGAATTCACCAATTCACGCTTGGCCAGAGACGCGGCTTAGGGCTCGATCACCACGAAACTCTTTTTGTCGTAAAGATCGATCCAGCCACAAACACAGTTTGGGTGGGCGAAGAAAAGGATCTTATGCGGGGCAGTCTCGTGATCGAGAAAACTAATTGGCTGGGTAGTGTAGAAGACGGTGAAAAACTAAGTGTAAAAATTAGGTATCTGCATACAGGCTCTTTAGCCACCGTGCGAAAGTTGAACGTTAGCAGTGAAGAAAAGTATGTTGTCGACTTTGATGAACCGCAAAGGGCAATTACGCCGGGGCAAGCCGCTGTATTCTATCGAGGAGACGAGCTGCTTGGGGGCGGCTGGATAGTAGAGTAA
- a CDS encoding tRNA (N(6)-L-threonylcarbamoyladenosine(37)-C(2))-methylthiotransferase MtaB: MAKQYKVITGERVVSLISFHTHGCKVNTYDTGLLENQLNDVATSDAHVHVINSCAVTAQATLDVVKQARRLKRKQPDSKVVVTGCSAQVDHQILLDAPEIDIVVANSHKPHLREILQDHLSAKESSRSYIDDIFKNETLGEGGGLESAHTRAYLKIQDGCNSFCTFCVIPFARGRSRSLSVKELCERANSLYQQGAREIVLTGVHVGDYENTNGESKVVLEDLVSEMLKRTEVPRYRISSLEPIELTDRLLDLYSDERLCPHFHMSIQSASTKVLHEMKRKYTAEDVKSALTRIRQKLPSAYIGMDVIAGFPGETDEEFLETCENLRSTPWTRIHVFPYSERSRTKAAQREDQIPVATRMSRAEALRELSHQRAFEEAERQIGLVKRALVLRNNKERGRALTRDYWNLEIDQNDLSVNEELEFRIVAISDRSVHNGPILKAEVVCASC, from the coding sequence ATTGCTAAGCAATATAAAGTCATCACCGGCGAGAGAGTTGTGAGTTTGATTAGCTTTCACACACATGGTTGTAAGGTAAATACCTACGACACCGGCCTATTAGAAAACCAACTAAATGATGTAGCGACTTCGGACGCGCACGTTCATGTTATTAATTCGTGTGCGGTGACAGCGCAGGCGACTTTGGATGTTGTCAAGCAAGCAAGGCGTCTTAAAAGAAAGCAGCCAGATTCGAAAGTGGTAGTGACAGGTTGTTCTGCACAGGTCGATCATCAAATTCTTTTGGATGCACCAGAGATCGACATAGTAGTTGCGAACTCCCACAAACCTCACCTGAGAGAAATTTTGCAAGATCATCTATCGGCTAAAGAGAGTTCTCGCTCCTACATAGATGATATATTTAAAAATGAAACGTTGGGCGAGGGCGGCGGTCTTGAAAGTGCTCATACAAGGGCCTATTTAAAGATACAAGATGGATGCAATAGTTTTTGTACGTTTTGTGTAATCCCTTTTGCGAGAGGACGAAGTCGATCTCTAAGTGTGAAAGAGCTGTGCGAAAGAGCGAATTCTCTTTACCAGCAGGGCGCCCGTGAAATTGTACTTACAGGTGTTCACGTTGGCGACTACGAAAATACAAATGGCGAAAGTAAAGTTGTTTTAGAAGATTTAGTGTCTGAGATGTTAAAAAGGACTGAGGTGCCTCGCTACCGAATATCCAGTTTGGAGCCCATAGAGCTGACAGATCGTCTTTTAGATCTTTATTCTGACGAGAGATTATGTCCGCACTTTCATATGAGTATTCAAAGTGCATCTACCAAGGTTCTTCACGAGATGAAGAGAAAATATACAGCCGAAGATGTAAAGAGCGCGTTGACGCGAATACGTCAGAAGCTTCCGAGTGCCTACATAGGAATGGACGTCATCGCGGGCTTCCCCGGGGAGACGGATGAGGAGTTTTTAGAGACGTGTGAGAATCTTCGATCGACTCCCTGGACGCGGATCCATGTGTTCCCGTACAGCGAAAGATCTCGCACTAAGGCGGCTCAGAGAGAGGATCAGATTCCAGTGGCAACACGAATGAGTCGCGCCGAAGCATTACGAGAGTTAAGTCATCAGAGAGCATTTGAAGAAGCTGAAAGGCAGATTGGACTAGTAAAGCGGGCCCTAGTACTGAGAAATAACAAAGAGCGCGGCAGAGCGTTAACGAGGGATTACTGGAATTTGGAAATTGATCAGAACGACCTTAGCGTGAACGAGGAGTTAGAGTTTAGGATCGTCGCAATCAGCGACCGTTCCGTTCACAATGGGCCGATTTTAAAAGCAGAAGTGGTCTGTGCGAGCTGTTAG
- the rnc gene encoding ribonuclease III: MDITFSEVQKKLGYTFSEPALLDVALTHKSFRHLNGLSYDNEKLEFLGDVVLALVVSETLMKALPDVDEGHLTKRRASLVNQSVLAAVAEEQGFVDHLRVQQDGFQSSKRIEACMVEAILGAIYLDGGLAPCRSVVEKWLSNRISDASHEPFEEDFKSRLQEIVQKQHKMPPTYRLVAETGPQHDRLFEVELALPEGGVFRGVGKSKKKAEHEAAQAALREQAVKKEAK, from the coding sequence TTGGACATCACATTTTCTGAAGTTCAAAAGAAATTGGGTTATACATTCAGCGAGCCTGCACTCCTTGATGTGGCATTGACTCACAAGAGCTTTCGACATTTGAATGGGCTCTCCTACGATAACGAAAAGTTAGAGTTTCTTGGCGATGTGGTATTAGCTTTGGTTGTCAGCGAGACTCTTATGAAAGCATTGCCAGATGTAGATGAAGGGCATTTGACGAAGCGCAGAGCTAGCCTTGTCAACCAATCGGTGCTAGCGGCCGTCGCTGAAGAGCAAGGGTTTGTAGATCACTTGCGGGTGCAGCAGGATGGCTTTCAGTCCTCTAAAAGGATTGAGGCCTGCATGGTTGAGGCGATTTTGGGTGCAATATACTTAGATGGTGGGTTAGCACCGTGTAGAAGTGTTGTAGAAAAGTGGTTGTCCAATAGAATATCCGATGCCTCTCATGAACCATTTGAAGAAGACTTCAAATCTAGGCTTCAAGAGATTGTGCAAAAGCAGCATAAGATGCCACCGACCTATCGTTTAGTTGCAGAAACCGGACCCCAGCACGATCGACTGTTCGAAGTAGAGCTGGCTCTTCCAGAAGGAGGAGTGTTTCGCGGAGTTGGAAAAAGTAAAAAGAAGGCAGAACACGAAGCGGCTCAAGCGGCGCTGCGTGAGCAAGCTGTGAAAAAGGAAGCAAAATGA
- a CDS encoding GTPase Era, whose protein sequence is MKRYGAISIIGEPNVGKSTLINALVGEKVSAVTHKAQTTRARSYGLMSSEEDQVLIVDTPGFNKRPGGLNHFLHEEILSSVHGVDVVVGLLSFSSAKEEKILPTLNLLESLSNPYVLLVNKFDQQNEASARFWSEFEKNHKNLEYISALKNPVGVKTKLLRLIEPYLHAVDEHPYGQDEYTLNPLKMMASELIRETCMEWLHKEIPYELAVRVLRLEDKKSLTAIDAQILVTLERHRPIVLGRGGQMIKKIGTQSRKKIEALVGRKLLLNLQVKVEPNWFLDERTRREVGFGSIV, encoded by the coding sequence ATGAAAAGATACGGCGCCATTTCAATAATCGGCGAGCCCAACGTAGGAAAAAGCACTCTTATCAATGCATTGGTCGGAGAAAAAGTAAGTGCAGTTACGCACAAAGCTCAGACAACCAGAGCTCGGTCTTACGGTCTCATGTCGTCAGAAGAAGATCAGGTTCTTATAGTTGATACCCCAGGGTTCAATAAGCGCCCCGGCGGCTTAAACCACTTCTTGCATGAAGAAATCTTATCTTCAGTTCATGGAGTCGATGTTGTCGTCGGACTTTTGAGTTTTTCGTCGGCCAAAGAAGAGAAGATTTTACCGACACTCAATTTACTCGAAAGCCTTTCAAATCCCTATGTTTTATTGGTCAACAAATTTGATCAGCAGAATGAGGCTTCAGCGAGATTTTGGTCTGAGTTTGAGAAGAATCACAAAAATTTAGAATACATTAGTGCGCTTAAAAACCCCGTAGGCGTGAAGACGAAACTACTCAGGTTAATTGAACCCTATTTGCATGCCGTTGACGAACATCCTTACGGTCAAGATGAATATACGTTGAATCCGCTGAAGATGATGGCTTCAGAGCTTATCAGAGAGACTTGTATGGAGTGGCTCCATAAAGAGATACCTTACGAACTTGCCGTCAGAGTGCTCAGGCTAGAAGATAAAAAAAGCTTAACTGCCATCGATGCTCAAATACTTGTGACACTTGAAAGACATCGCCCCATTGTTTTAGGCCGAGGGGGGCAAATGATTAAAAAAATAGGCACTCAATCTCGAAAGAAAATTGAAGCTTTGGTGGGTCGAAAATTGCTTTTAAATCTTCAGGTAAAAGTCGAGCCTAACTGGTTTCTTGATGAGCGCACTCGCAGAGAGGTGGGTTTTGGAAGCATCGTCTAA
- the der gene encoding ribosome biogenesis GTPase Der, with product MSALAERWVLEASSKSQSAKIAIIGRPNVGKSSLFNYLVGRREALVKNQPGVTRDIHRGECLWRGRTIEIWDTGGVSDEGTLLSDHIREQIEQLLPQVDSVIAMFDGRAGLCIEDSIIFRIAKESGLPVLYLVNKIDQNDMTEDLLADFYEFGVDLLAASIEQRLGVDQIMDWIDVTLPDKSQLEQTRNFSLSIVGKPNVGKSSLFNELCGLKRAAVEDQPGTTTDVNVIPIKINEIEIDLIDTAGVRRPSKVEDHLEKLSAMRSEEAIAKSRLVMIVVDALVGPTGQDARLCEHAIEANTAVLLVVNKMDLLYEAGKTKKDIIEEIEKVFHFFEDIPYVFLSVKNRSGIGDLKEMIVSLKEKLERRIPTPELNDFFVRVIRKAPAPVHRSKDVKFYYLTQTNQLPPSFIAFVNYPEGVTPSYRRFLAKQIKSAFHLESVPVRIFAMKKGGREL from the coding sequence ATGAGCGCACTCGCAGAGAGGTGGGTTTTGGAAGCATCGTCTAAAAGTCAATCAGCTAAAATAGCCATTATTGGCAGACCTAATGTTGGCAAATCATCGCTATTCAATTATCTCGTCGGGCGAAGAGAGGCTCTTGTTAAGAATCAGCCGGGTGTAACAAGAGACATCCACCGGGGAGAGTGCCTCTGGCGGGGCCGAACTATTGAAATCTGGGACACCGGGGGGGTCAGTGATGAGGGAACCCTTTTAAGTGATCATATTCGAGAGCAGATTGAGCAACTACTGCCTCAAGTGGATTCGGTAATTGCTATGTTTGATGGCCGTGCTGGTTTGTGTATTGAAGACAGTATTATTTTTAGGATAGCTAAAGAATCTGGATTGCCCGTGCTGTATCTGGTTAACAAAATTGATCAAAACGATATGACTGAAGACCTGCTTGCCGACTTTTATGAGTTTGGCGTCGATCTGCTTGCGGCAAGTATCGAGCAGCGTTTGGGTGTCGATCAAATAATGGATTGGATCGATGTAACTCTGCCAGATAAAAGTCAGCTTGAACAAACGCGAAATTTTAGTTTGTCTATCGTAGGTAAGCCAAACGTTGGTAAAAGTAGTCTTTTCAATGAGCTCTGTGGTTTAAAGCGAGCCGCAGTTGAAGACCAGCCCGGCACCACGACAGACGTGAACGTGATACCTATTAAGATCAACGAGATAGAAATTGATCTGATCGACACCGCCGGAGTTAGGCGCCCGTCAAAAGTAGAAGATCACCTTGAGAAACTCTCTGCGATGAGATCCGAAGAGGCCATTGCAAAATCACGGTTGGTAATGATTGTCGTCGATGCTTTGGTGGGGCCCACTGGGCAGGACGCCAGACTCTGTGAACATGCCATTGAGGCGAACACGGCCGTTTTGTTGGTGGTTAACAAGATGGATCTTCTTTACGAAGCGGGCAAAACAAAAAAAGACATTATCGAAGAAATCGAAAAGGTGTTCCATTTTTTTGAAGATATACCCTATGTATTTTTGAGTGTGAAAAATAGAAGCGGAATTGGCGATTTAAAAGAGATGATTGTAAGCCTCAAAGAAAAATTGGAGCGACGGATACCTACGCCAGAGCTCAATGATTTTTTCGTACGTGTTATACGAAAGGCTCCGGCACCCGTTCATCGTAGTAAAGATGTGAAGTTCTACTACCTCACACAAACGAATCAGCTCCCACCTAGCTTTATCGCTTTTGTTAATTACCCAGAGGGAGTAACACCCTCATATCGGCGATTTTTGGCAAAACAAATCAAATCAGCATTTCATTTGGAGTCCGTACCAGTTCGAATTTTTGCTATGAAGAAAGGTGGAAGAGAACTTTGA
- a CDS encoding patatin family protein, with translation MKPNSASPDEPVLGISLTGGGARGSYQAGALLAVAEIIESLGFPKNPISYWSGVSAGAINTCFMASAKASLLEQAQRLVDLWNTITPSKVYKTDAVSLGRNSVKWIKDLSFGGKFSKSRANFLLDTEPLKQYLKENIDFHQIHKNFEAQLFRGFSVSAYNYSEGKTVSYIIAPPEIGWQKRRRCSQHTKIDEQKVLASCAIPVLFPTVKVEGEYCADGSFRNLSPVSPLIHMGAKKLLVIGVRGPHELSGIGLDQPPGIARISGQILNALFFDTLDVDIERIHHINEMLSAIKSDLVTDRSDYTLVDFQVIRPSHDIAKLVVERNLSHFPTTVEFLLAGLGSKEETSELASYILFEKTFTRELLDLGYNDVRKDKAAIQHWLTQAT, from the coding sequence ATGAAACCAAATAGTGCGAGCCCCGACGAACCAGTGCTCGGAATTAGTCTAACCGGCGGCGGCGCGCGGGGCAGCTACCAAGCAGGAGCCCTTCTTGCTGTTGCTGAAATCATAGAGAGCCTCGGCTTTCCGAAGAACCCGATATCCTATTGGTCCGGAGTTAGCGCTGGCGCTATTAATACTTGCTTTATGGCCAGTGCAAAGGCGAGCTTGCTTGAGCAAGCCCAGCGACTTGTCGACTTGTGGAACACAATCACGCCGTCAAAGGTTTACAAAACGGATGCCGTCTCGCTAGGCAGAAATAGTGTAAAATGGATTAAGGATCTCTCCTTTGGTGGAAAGTTTTCTAAGTCGCGCGCCAACTTTCTTTTAGATACCGAGCCACTTAAACAATACCTTAAAGAAAACATAGATTTTCATCAGATTCATAAAAACTTTGAGGCACAACTGTTTCGAGGATTCTCTGTCTCGGCCTACAATTACTCAGAAGGTAAGACTGTTTCGTACATCATTGCTCCCCCCGAAATCGGCTGGCAAAAACGACGCCGATGTTCCCAGCACACAAAGATTGACGAGCAAAAGGTACTAGCCAGCTGCGCCATCCCAGTTCTCTTCCCTACTGTTAAAGTCGAAGGCGAGTACTGCGCCGACGGATCTTTCAGAAACTTATCTCCGGTATCTCCACTCATTCATATGGGAGCTAAAAAGCTACTCGTTATCGGCGTAAGGGGCCCGCACGAGCTCTCCGGTATCGGTCTTGATCAACCACCAGGCATTGCCCGGATTTCAGGCCAAATTCTCAATGCACTTTTTTTTGATACTCTTGATGTCGATATCGAGAGAATTCATCACATTAACGAAATGCTATCTGCCATAAAGTCTGATTTGGTGACTGACAGATCTGATTACACTCTCGTGGACTTTCAAGTCATTCGGCCAAGTCATGATATCGCGAAGCTCGTAGTAGAAAGAAATCTCTCACACTTTCCGACCACGGTGGAATTCTTGTTAGCCGGTCTCGGAAGCAAAGAGGAGACGAGCGAGCTTGCAAGCTATATTCTGTTTGAAAAAACTTTCACCCGTGAATTGCTGGATCTTGGTTACAATGACGTCCGTAAAGACAAAGCCGCCATCCAGCACTGGCTCACTCAAGCAACTTAA
- a CDS encoding organic solvent tolerance protein, which yields MGQGSLRTLIRYFLLSNPLSLSLLRGLLLVMLISLSSGTAAFAKDMTSRLGIGYSNQLYNNVPSVKTQYYPSREIGLSAALGIDSGDTNSKFGLLVQIRRIVFEEPNMNFYMGGGGGLISQKVSTTNESGYELMATFGAEFFFSGLENLGLTFEAGFGVVSISSEVRFRTIAHHPLNAGMIFYF from the coding sequence ATGGGACAAGGTTCGTTGAGAACTCTCATTCGCTATTTCCTTTTATCAAATCCGTTATCTTTGAGTCTACTTCGCGGGCTCCTTCTGGTAATGCTAATATCTTTGAGTTCAGGAACGGCGGCCTTCGCTAAAGATATGACGAGCCGCTTAGGCATCGGGTATTCGAATCAACTCTACAATAACGTTCCATCTGTAAAAACTCAGTATTACCCCAGCCGTGAGATTGGGCTGTCTGCAGCACTCGGAATAGACTCAGGCGACACAAACTCTAAGTTTGGCTTACTTGTTCAAATAAGGCGCATTGTATTTGAAGAGCCCAACATGAATTTCTATATGGGCGGGGGCGGCGGCCTTATCAGCCAAAAAGTCTCAACCACTAATGAATCTGGGTACGAGCTGATGGCAACATTTGGAGCTGAGTTTTTCTTTTCAGGACTTGAAAATCTCGGCTTAACCTTTGAAGCCGGATTTGGAGTGGTATCCATTTCTAGTGAAGTGCGATTTCGCACTATTGCGCATCATCCTCTCAACGCAGGAATGATTTTTTACTTCTAG
- a CDS encoding carboxymuconolactone decarboxylase has protein sequence MGNLKLTKKEEAKPQAAEILGSIEKKYGFIPNLMSVLADSPATLQAYVQLSELVSKSAFNPEEQQAILLATSYENGCDYCVAAHSMMSVKMAGMASEKLNAIRSGEPIQDAKLNELVTFTREVVSKRGMVKSESVSRFISAGFTNQHVLEVLLGVAMKTLSNYANHLAETPLDPAFAEFKWKK, from the coding sequence ATGGGTAACTTAAAACTTACAAAGAAAGAAGAGGCAAAACCTCAGGCAGCGGAAATCTTAGGTAGCATTGAAAAGAAGTACGGCTTTATACCGAATCTGATGTCCGTATTGGCCGACTCGCCTGCGACCCTACAAGCTTACGTGCAATTGTCTGAGTTGGTATCCAAGTCGGCTTTTAACCCCGAAGAACAACAAGCCATACTACTTGCGACTAGCTACGAAAATGGTTGCGATTACTGCGTGGCTGCACACTCAATGATGTCCGTCAAAATGGCGGGAATGGCTTCCGAGAAGTTAAATGCCATTCGCTCTGGCGAACCTATTCAAGATGCCAAACTCAACGAACTCGTAACGTTTACAAGAGAAGTCGTTTCTAAACGCGGCATGGTAAAAAGCGAGTCAGTTTCTAGGTTCATTTCAGCAGGGTTTACGAACCAGCATGTTCTCGAGGTTCTCCTTGGCGTCGCGATGAAAACGCTAAGTAACTATGCTAACCATTTGGCAGAAACGCCCCTTGATCCAGCATTCGCCGAATTTAAATGGAAAAAATAG